In Trichoderma atroviride chromosome 2, complete sequence, one DNA window encodes the following:
- a CDS encoding uncharacterized protein (EggNog:ENOG41~TransMembrane:1 (o12-32i)) codes for MTDLKKNIPKGALVIVTGVTGFVGSHIAKALLERGYRVRGTVRDVEKAAWLVKSVLKDYADTGRFEFCYIPDIAATKAYDEAIQGVSAIAHVASILSMDPDPTKVIPATVAGVTSILNAAMKEPSVKSFVYTSSLGAATMLAPGNEAYVTKGTYNDFATKASLAPPPYEAGRGMLTYMASKVAAEKALWKFAEQQRPHFTISSVVPSVIIGEALNKVHNEGDGAWVRTLYDGNTVFWKSMPAIFAVDVKDVAAIHVAAILDPEVANARLHVWGHKCNANDLLTIMRKNYPHHELIDDLANQTVLSISADFSEPLALLKKWTDQNGWRPLEDSVVENVESIIKFA; via the exons ATGACCGATcttaagaaaaatattcCCAAAGGTGCCTTGGTGATTGTTACTGGTGTGACTGGTTTTGTGGGATCTCACATTGCAAAAGCCCTGCTCGAGCGCGGATACAGAGTTCGCGGGACCGTGCGAGATGTAGAAAAAGCTGCCTGGCTTGTTAAGAGCGTCCTGAAGGATTATGCCGACACTGGTAGATTCGAATTTTGCTACATCCCTGATATAGCGGCAACCAAAGCCTATGATGAGGCTATCCAGGGAGTCTCAGCTATCGCCCATGTAGCCAGCATCCTTAGCATGGATCCAGACCCGACGAAAGTCATCCCAGCAACTGTCGCCGGCGTTACTTCGATCCTCAATGCAGCGATGAAGGAGCCATCGGTCAAGTCCTTTGTATATACAAGCTCTCTCGGCGCCGCAACAATGCTTGCACCTGGCAATGAAGCTTATGTTACGAAAGGCACCTACAACGACTTCGCTACCaaggcttctttggcgcccCCTCCTTATGAAGCTGGGCGCGGTATGCTCACCTACATGGCCAGCAAAGTAGCAGCTGAGAAGGCGCTGTGGAAATTTGCTGAACAGCAGCGACCGCATTTTACAATTAGTTCTGTGGTGCCGTCAGTCATTATAGGAGAGGCGCTCAACAAGGTTCATAACGAAGGCGACGGGGCCTGGGTGAGGACTTTGTATGACGGTAATACAGTTTTCTGGAAGTCAATGCCTGCTA TCTTCGCTGTTGATGTCAAGGATGTGGCTGCAATTCACGTTGCCGCCATCTTGGATCCCGAAGTCGCAAACGCGCGCCTCCATGTCTGGGGTCACAAATGCAATGCCAATGATCTTTTGACCATTATGCGTAAAAACTACCCGCATCACGAGTTGATCGATGATCTAGCAAATCAGACTGTATTGAGTATCTCTGCCGACTTCAGCGAGCCGCTTGCGCTGTTAAAGAAATGGACAGATCAGAATGGATGGAGGCCATTGGAAGATTCTGTTGTGGAAAACGTAGAAAGCATTATAAAATTTGCATAA
- a CDS encoding uncharacterized protein (EggNog:ENOG41), which translates to MAFLQDRWPSFTTQTSAFYLNIQYVISQGTVYQIYTYTLKEEKLSTPPQVPVLKIDANLLLRNLNFIEDGDENERESDDAHYTHFILNDGYSVATMHKVRLNAPQNQDAVALFTSLFINGRLQTFDDSESGDESEDLYGFNGLPENSEEVPKRLRPKYYQAKLDQQALTDLIEQGFLKVTLAYKLDIVSSSKVKKASAFSRGDLLAAELILKTPYERMLFSEDEHLNFILRRNLEHILSVCSIPVEDFEENEVFSAPSDSPYCKAIALTCGDVSGHRIATTASL; encoded by the coding sequence ATGGCCTTTTTGCAGGATCGCTGGCCATCTTTCACGACACAGACTTCGGCATTTTATTTGAACATACAATATGTGATATCCCAGGGAACAGTGTATCAAATCTACACATACACACTTAAGGAAGAAAAACTATCAACTCCTCCACAAGTCCCGGTATTGAAGATTGACGCCAACTTACTTCTTCGAAATCTCAATTTTatcgaggatggcgatgaaaaTGAACGTGAGAGCGATGATGCCCACTACACTCATTTTATTCTGAATGATGGCTACTCGGTAGCCACTATGCATAAGGTCCGCTTGAATGCGCCACAGAATCAGGATGCCGTTGCATTGTTTACATCACTATTCATCAACGGACGACTCCAAACTTTTGATGATTCTGAAAGTGGCGACGAGAGTGAAGACTTATATGGTTTTAATGGATTGCCTGAAAATTCTGAAGAAGTTCCAAAACGCCTCCGGCCCAAATATTACCAAGCGAAGCTAGATCAGCAGGCACTAACAGATCTGATAGAACAAGGCTTCTTGAAAGTGACATTGGCCTACAAGCTAGATATTGTTTCTTCAAGCAAAGTAAAGAAGGCTTCTGCGTTTTCTCGTGGGGACCTTCTGGCCGCAGAGCTGATCCTTAAAACTCCATATGAGAGAATGCTGTTTTCCGAAGACGAGCATCTCAATTTCATCTTGAGGCGAAATTTGGAACACATTTTATCTGTTTGCAGCATTCCTGTTGAGGActttgaagaaaatgaagtATTTTCGGCTCCCAGCGATTCACCATATTGCAAAGCAATTGCACTTACATGTGGAGATGTTTCTGGTCATCGGATTGCAACCACAGCAAGCTTGTGA
- a CDS encoding uncharacterized protein (EggNog:ENOG41) codes for MVNPSDYLFQAVLAYKSLTETCNPDYLSHDLNIKDGKVLQINATRVTDAAVSGAEGPIDYCNIIVTYTHPKYNDTIHTQVVLPSASHWNGLFQGVGGGGWAGNSGIGSLMKPLGQNYSAGMTDAGHDPRLPDSSSWWLDSHGQINIGLFTDFASVALGDLADIGKQLSNRYYGYGPVYSYWNGCSTGGRQGWMMAQRYPEAYDGIYAGAPAAQ; via the coding sequence ATGGTGAATCCATCAGACTACCTATTCCAAGCCGTGTTGGCCTACAAGTCTCTTACTGAGACTTGCAACCCGGACTACCTCAGCCATGACTTGAACATAAAGGATGGAAAAGTCCTCCAAATCAACGCCACACGGGTTACGGATGCCGCCGTGTCCGGGGCTGAGGGCCCCATTGACTACTGCAATATCATCGTCACCTACACGCACCCCAAATACAACGACACGATTCACACTCAAGTGGTGCTGCCGTCCGCGAGCCACTGGAATGGTCTATTTCAGGGAgttggcggtggtggatgGGCAGGAAATAGCGGCATTGGCTCTCTCATGAAGCCGCTTGGCCAAAACTACTCTGCTGGGATGACAGATGCGGGCCATGATCCCCGTCTTCCAGACTCCAGTTCCTGGTGGCTGGACTCTCACGGGCAAATCAACATTGGCCTTTTCACCGACTTCGCTTCCGTTGCGCTGGGTGACCTCGCCGACATTGGCAAGCAGCTCTCCAACAGATACTACGGCTATGGACCTGTCTACTCCTACTGGAATGGCTGTTCCACGGGCGGCCGCCAGGGCTGGATGATGGCCCAGCGGTATCCAGAAGCGTATGATGGCATTTACGCTGGAGCGCCCGCCGCACAATGA
- a CDS encoding uncharacterized protein (EggNog:ENOG41) codes for MNIRQRYPNQCIFNAFNAAVIDACDGLDGVTDGVISNFAACKFDPQSMIGTQVDCRGTELMIAEADAEIVAATWQGPRTQNGDFIWWGILPGTPFSGLSNTICTNVTDCKPAPFSIPPDWISRWCMGDATTNLTALTVDDFVDVFDKCKAKYEHIIGTNEVDLTPFARAGGKMISWHGLSDELIFPLATGDYYQRVLDDDPNAKDYFRFFYAPGAQHCGGGAGYAPLNPFQAVVDWTEKGIVPETLAASGPSGNRDLCLYPLVAVYKGGDTRDADSYDCQEDFNAE; via the coding sequence ATGAATATCCGTCAACGCTACCCGAATCAGTGCATCTTTAACGCCTTCAATGCCGCTGTGATAGACGCCTGTGACGGTCTTGACGGCGTTACCGACGGCGTCATCAGCAACTTTGCTGCGTGCAAATTCGACCCCCAGTCCATGATTGGCACTCAAGTAGACTGCAGAGGCACGGAGCTGATGATTGCCGAGGCAGACGCTGAGATAGTCGCGGCGACATGGCAAGGGCCTCGAACCCAGAACGGAGATTTCATCTGGTGGGGGATTCTGCCAGGAACACCGTTTTCTGGCTTATCAAACACCATATGCACAAACGTTACAGACTGCAAACCTGCCCCATTTTCCATACCTCCGGATTGGATCAGCCGGTGGTGTATGGGTGACGCCACCACCAATCTAACTGCTCTCACTGTAGACGACTTCGTTGACGTCTTTGACAAGTGCAAGGCAAAGTACGAGCATATTATAGGCACCAATGAGGTGGATCTAACACCTTTTGCTCGAGCCGGTGGCAAGATGATCTCATGGCATGGCTTGTCCGACGAGCTAATCTTTCCTCTTGCCACGGGGGACTATTACCAGCGCGTCCTTGATGACGATCCCAATGCAAAGGATTActttcgcttcttctacGCCCCAGGTGCCCAACAttgtggcggcggtgctggtTACGCTCCGTTAAATCCCTTCCAGGCAGTTGTTGACTGGACAGAGAAAGGTATTGTTCCAGAGACTCTTGCCGCCTCTGGTCCATCAGGAAACCGGGACTTGTGCCTGTATCCTCTTGTTGCTGTCTATAAAGGTGGAGATACAAGAGACGCGGACTCATATGACTGCCAAGAAGATTTCAATGCTGAATAA
- a CDS encoding uncharacterized protein (EggNog:ENOG41), with product MALAAYSCQSCQKRKKRCSKQLPECAACIRMKRPCKYPQRKVTVLPGTTSNNDQLSPGVLTNRFPSSFFIDPIMFESCGVQIPQGRIAIPNRIMEYLDDITLFKSAVADYFKNVHHWIPVISRIRLHNLVSNRPLHQQDPDSILLLLSIKLILSIPNQNKSPPELYTNTKQFFFLVEAAGCFTLQMVQAGIMIALYELGHGIYPAAFSTISTCARYGTALGIDELNRADLTSAGGEEKVRVWWGVLLIDHILNIGVHGRQLSTQGPKSNQPLPMDDDDWDRLVAMPREPQRLSNPTELKAGSFARTAQAINLLSQVFQYLGNLRAGLQLEFEHLDQLNRTILSLSNLVEEESAQRGILLCCPVGFCSNALLLINTPYLDGITPARLTDEQSRKSRQLVLSEIEKTRIIADEYLAGERGTADETCPLFLSWLYRAAATATFIYQETNDAKHQEQSLSVQNSLHSISQRWRVAASYLQLLETRQFMAMAS from the exons ATGGCTCTGGCGGCCTATTCCTGCCAATCATGCCAGAAGCGTAAGAAGCGGTGCAGCAAACAGCTGCCAGAATGTGCCGCCTGTATCCG AATGAAGAGGCCATGCAAATATCCGCAACGCAAAGTCACGGTGCTCCCCGGAACTACCAGCAACAATGATCAACTTAGCCCTGGAGTGTTGACTAATagatttccatcttctttctttatcGACCCCATAATGTTCGAAAGTTGTGGCGTCCAAATCCCCCAAGGCCGAATTGCAATTCCTAATCGGATAATGGAGTATCTTGACGACATTACTTTATTCAAGTCTGCAGTTGCCGACTATTTTAAAAATGTTCATCATTGGATACCAGTCATCTCTCGCATACGCCTCCATAATCTGGTATCCAATAGGCCGCTCCATCAACAAGACCCAGATTCCATCTTACTTCTCCTGtctataaaattaattttatcAATACCGAACCAAAATAAGAGCCCACCAGAATTGTATACTAATACTAAacaatttttcttcttggttGAGGCGGCCGGTTGTTTTACTCTCCAGATGGTCCAAGCAGGCATTATGATTGCTCTCTATGAGTTGGGTCATGGTATCTATCCAGCCGCCTTTTCTACCATTTCAACATGTGCCAGATATGGAACTGCACTCGGAATCGATGAACTAAACAGAGCTGATCTCACGAGTGCAGGCGGAGAGGAAAAAGTCCGAGTGTGGTGGGGAGTCCTCCTTATTGACCA TATTCTGAATATCGGGGTTCACGGGCGCCAGCTCAGCACTCAGGGTCCAAAGAGTAACCAGCCATTACcgatggatgatgacgactggGATCGACTG GTAGCCATGCCCAGAGAGCCCCAGCGACTTTCCAACCCAACAGAACTAAAGGCAGGCAGCTTTGCTCGAACAGCACAAGCTATAAATCTCCTAAGTCAGGTTTTCCAATACCTGGGTAACCTTAGAGCTGGTCTACAGTTAGAATTCGAGCATCTCGATCAGCTGAATCGAACAATTTTGTCACTGAGTAATCTAGTGGAGGAAGAAAGTGCCCAAAGAGGGATTCTTCTGTGTTGCCCTGTTGGATTTTGTAGCAA TGCTTTATTACTGATCAATACTCCTTATCTTGACGGTATTACCCCGGCACGTCTTACGGACGAACAGAGTCGCAAGTCAAGGCAGCTAGTTCTCTCGGAAATAGAAAAGACACGAATCATCGCGGACGAATATCTGGCCGGAGAGCGAGGCACGGCTGACGAGACTTGTCCTCTGTTTCTCAGTTGGCTCtacagagcagcagcaacagcgacGTTCATCTATCAAGAAACGAATGATGCCAAGCATCAGGAACAGTCACTCTCGGTGCAAAATTCCTTACACAGTATAAGTCAGAGATGGCGTGTTGCTG CCTCCTATTTACAACTTCTTGAAACAAGGCAATTTatggcaatggcctcgtAA
- a CDS encoding uncharacterized protein (EggNog:ENOG41), translated as MKRPCKYPQRKVTVLPGTTSNNDQLSPGVLTNRFPSSFFIDPIMFESCGVQIPQGRIAIPNRIMEYLDDITLFKSAVADYFKNVHHWIPVISRIRLHNLVSNRPLHQQDPDSILLLLSIKLILSIPNQNKSPPELYTNTKQFFFLVEAAGCFTLQMVQAGIMIALYELGHGIYPAAFSTISTCARYGTALGIDELNRADLTSAGGEEKVRVWWGVLLIDHILNIGVHGRQLSTQGPKSNQPLPMDDDDWDRLVAMPREPQRLSNPTELKAGSFARTAQAINLLSQVFQYLGNLRAGLQLEFEHLDQLNRTILSLSNLVEEESAQRGILLCCPVGFCSNALLLINTPYLDGITPARLTDEQSRKSRQLVLSEIEKTRIIADEYLAGERGTADETCPLFLSWLYRAAATATFIYQETNDAKHQEQSLSVQNSLHSISQRWRVAASYLQLLETRQFMAMAS; from the exons ATGAAGAGGCCATGCAAATATCCGCAACGCAAAGTCACGGTGCTCCCCGGAACTACCAGCAACAATGATCAACTTAGCCCTGGAGTGTTGACTAATagatttccatcttctttctttatcGACCCCATAATGTTCGAAAGTTGTGGCGTCCAAATCCCCCAAGGCCGAATTGCAATTCCTAATCGGATAATGGAGTATCTTGACGACATTACTTTATTCAAGTCTGCAGTTGCCGACTATTTTAAAAATGTTCATCATTGGATACCAGTCATCTCTCGCATACGCCTCCATAATCTGGTATCCAATAGGCCGCTCCATCAACAAGACCCAGATTCCATCTTACTTCTCCTGtctataaaattaattttatcAATACCGAACCAAAATAAGAGCCCACCAGAATTGTATACTAATACTAAacaatttttcttcttggttGAGGCGGCCGGTTGTTTTACTCTCCAGATGGTCCAAGCAGGCATTATGATTGCTCTCTATGAGTTGGGTCATGGTATCTATCCAGCCGCCTTTTCTACCATTTCAACATGTGCCAGATATGGAACTGCACTCGGAATCGATGAACTAAACAGAGCTGATCTCACGAGTGCAGGCGGAGAGGAAAAAGTCCGAGTGTGGTGGGGAGTCCTCCTTATTGACCA TATTCTGAATATCGGGGTTCACGGGCGCCAGCTCAGCACTCAGGGTCCAAAGAGTAACCAGCCATTACcgatggatgatgacgactggGATCGACTG GTAGCCATGCCCAGAGAGCCCCAGCGACTTTCCAACCCAACAGAACTAAAGGCAGGCAGCTTTGCTCGAACAGCACAAGCTATAAATCTCCTAAGTCAGGTTTTCCAATACCTGGGTAACCTTAGAGCTGGTCTACAGTTAGAATTCGAGCATCTCGATCAGCTGAATCGAACAATTTTGTCACTGAGTAATCTAGTGGAGGAAGAAAGTGCCCAAAGAGGGATTCTTCTGTGTTGCCCTGTTGGATTTTGTAGCAA TGCTTTATTACTGATCAATACTCCTTATCTTGACGGTATTACCCCGGCACGTCTTACGGACGAACAGAGTCGCAAGTCAAGGCAGCTAGTTCTCTCGGAAATAGAAAAGACACGAATCATCGCGGACGAATATCTGGCCGGAGAGCGAGGCACGGCTGACGAGACTTGTCCTCTGTTTCTCAGTTGGCTCtacagagcagcagcaacagcgacGTTCATCTATCAAGAAACGAATGATGCCAAGCATCAGGAACAGTCACTCTCGGTGCAAAATTCCTTACACAGTATAAGTCAGAGATGGCGTGTTGCTG CCTCCTATTTACAACTTCTTGAAACAAGGCAATTTatggcaatggcctcgtAA
- a CDS encoding uncharacterized protein (EggNog:ENOG41), with protein MSPIKVGLVGLSSRSKAQWGPMAHLPYFLSDRGKEKFQIVAVQNSSTESAQQAIKDFGLPPTARAYGRPEEMAADPDVQLVVNVTGVLSHYPGALPSIEAGKDAFIEWPLADSLEHVQEIVALASEKNIRTGVGLQGRFAPPFLKIKEVLASGKYGKVLSSEIKAAFPHNPRDVLPVGWDFFAAKKYGVNSYTIGFGHLIDVVQSILGDIRNPYTQFQNQRPELKRVDRSTGEIVGTIQSDVPDLVVLIASIAESATIRDGATLLVRYRRGPSFKGEPAFVWSINCEKGEVRLVSPGGPALQLNVYSEPVTIDVHDFAADEVKSIEWNWADYQLQLAEDARATAAWYEAYAAGTENEAATFQDALHRHEQLEKWLSIYSA; from the exons ATGTCTCCGATCAAAGTAGGCCTTGTTGGCCTTTCGTCGCGCTCAAAAGCCCAATGGGGCCCCATGGCACATCTTCCCTACTTTCTGTCAGACcgaggaaaggaaaaattCCAAATTGTGGCCGTCCAAAACTCCAGCACCGAGTCCGCCCAACAGGCTATCAAGGACTTTGGGCTGCCGCCTACCGCACGTGCATATGGCAGACCCGAGGAGATGGCTGCCGATCCAGACGTACAGCTTGTTGTCAACGTCACTGGCGTTCTCAGTCATTATCCCGGAGCGCTACCAAGCATCGAGGCTGGAAAAGACGCCTTTATTGAGTGGCCGCTTGCAGACAGTCTCGAGCATGTACAGGAGATTGTCGCGCTGGCTTCCGAAAAGAACATTCGGACAGGTGTTGGGCTACAAGGCCGGTTTGCTCCACCGTTCTTGAAGATAAAGGAGGTGCTTGCGTCTGGCAAATACGGAAAAGTGCTGAGCAGCGAGATTAAAGCCGCATTTCCGCACAATCCGCGGGATGTTTTACCTGTTGGATGGGATTTTTTCGCTGCAAAGAAGTATGGTGTCAATTCGTATACCATTGGATTTGGTCATT TGATCGACGTGGTACAGTCAATTCTCGGCGATATACGCAATCCTTACACCCAATTCCAAAACCAACGTCCTGAGCTAAAGCGCGTGGATCGCAGCACCGGCGAAATCGTTGGAACAATTCAATCAGACGTCCCAGACCTGGTTGTCTTGATTGCTTCCATAGCTGAATCAGCAACCATTCGTGATGGCGCAACTCTGCTTGTGCGCTATCGTAGGGGCCCATCTTTCAAGGGTGAGCCAGCTTTTGTCTGGAGCATCAACTGCGAAAAGGGTGAAGTCCGACTGGTCTCTCCTGGTGGTCCGGCATTGCAGCTGAATGTGTACTCAGAGCCAGTCACTATTGACGTGCATGACTTTGCCGCAGACGAGGTGAAGTCTATAGAATGGAACTGGGCCGACTATCAACTCCAACTGGCAGAAGACGCAAGGGCTACTGCAGCGTGGTACGAAGCATATGCAGCAGGTACCGAAAATGAGGCTGCAACTTTTCAAGATGCACTGCATCGACATGAGCAGCTAGAAAAGTGGCTCAGTATATATAGCGCATAA